Proteins from one Flavobacterium branchiarum genomic window:
- a CDS encoding SRPBCC family protein, whose translation MEKIEHINYIKAPITTVYSALTTQIGLGAVWTEELIVKPELGFINEFGFGDEETTKMKVIELSHNKRILWKCIASDPEWIGTSISFDLTEKNGITSVILKHFDWHELTEFYQWCNYNWAMFLLSLKGYCEDGEGTPYQKRKF comes from the coding sequence ATGGAAAAAATCGAACATATAAACTACATTAAAGCGCCTATCACAACTGTTTACAGCGCATTAACAACACAGATAGGTCTTGGTGCAGTTTGGACTGAGGAGTTAATCGTTAAACCTGAATTGGGTTTTATCAATGAGTTTGGCTTCGGAGATGAAGAAACTACAAAAATGAAAGTAATAGAATTGTCACATAACAAAAGAATCTTATGGAAATGCATAGCCTCTGATCCGGAGTGGATAGGAACAAGTATTTCATTTGACTTAACCGAAAAAAACGGAATAACATCTGTTATTCTTAAACATTTCGATTGGCACGAACTAACTGAATTTTACCAATGGTGCAATTACAATTGGGCCATGTTCTTATTAAGTCTCAAGGGGTATTGTGAAGATGGTGAAGGAACGCCTTATCAAAAAAGAAAATTCTAA
- a CDS encoding deoxynucleoside kinase — protein sequence MHIAIAGNIGAGKTTLTKLLAKHFKWEPHYEDVVDNPYLDDFYHQMERWSFNLQIYFLNSRFRQVQQIRESGKKIIQDRTIYEDAYIFAPNLYSMGLMTSRDFQNYTSLFELMETLVKPPDLLIYLRSSIPNLVGQIHKRGREYENTISIDYLSRLNERYEAWVQTYTKGKLLIIDVDNINFVDNPEDLGDIINRIDAELNGLF from the coding sequence ATGCACATAGCAATAGCAGGAAACATAGGCGCAGGAAAAACAACTTTGACCAAATTACTCGCCAAACATTTCAAATGGGAACCTCATTATGAAGATGTTGTTGATAATCCATATTTGGACGATTTTTACCATCAAATGGAACGTTGGTCATTTAATTTGCAAATTTATTTCTTAAACAGTAGATTTCGCCAAGTACAACAAATTCGTGAAAGCGGTAAAAAAATTATTCAGGACAGAACTATCTACGAAGATGCTTATATTTTTGCTCCCAACTTATATTCAATGGGATTAATGACAAGTCGTGATTTTCAGAATTACACTTCTTTATTTGAACTAATGGAAACTTTAGTAAAACCACCTGATTTATTAATTTACTTAAGAAGTTCTATCCCTAATTTAGTTGGACAAATTCACAAACGTGGCCGAGAATATGAAAACACCATTTCAATTGATTACTTAAGCAGATTAAATGAACGTTACGAAGCTTGGGTACAAACTTACACTAAAGGAAAACTTTTAATAATTGATGTTGACAATATTAACTTTGTGGATAACCCAGAAGATTTAGGAGATATTATCAATAGAATTGATGCCGAATTAAACGGTTTATTTTAG
- a CDS encoding DUF4153 domain-containing protein, with product MSKFPSLQNIAQAILKTITRFPLETITAVIGTILSIILNEKSYNDPNRELYQKALMSCSLCFVLFLSVSLFFLASKKNNILRFLTSLVLGSLIVAFIFSFHQYITNLEIQQFIVLNIALHLLVSFAGFIPKRYDQDEFWEFNKQLFLRILTAGLYSIVLYSGLALAILAVDNLFNVEFNRNIYLYLFFIIVGIFNTIFFLSGIPETNNKEVPLTLNYPKGLKTFTQFILLPLISVYLVILICYEAKILATLSLPVGWVSYLVLIFALFGILSFLLVLPIAKETENLWIRTFNRWFYYLLIPLLGLLFWAILYRINLYGFTHDRYYVLLLAILLSIIVGYFLIQKYPKIKFIPICLCLGGLFSLVGPQSANAVSKNSQLSRFEEYVERSQKEKLTFEEEKDLSSIVDFVKKNHDAKILLPVTNNKLDILIKSQTNPSSFSIMEALGLQYRSPYDSKKETSDNFYYNYSTNEIQNIHGYDITFVYYQGLDLTCTDCIKINNVNYSILSIEKNYGLDLMINQDSIPLRISDFINTNYLLFKNRVNNTISQRIESPKYSILINYLNASGSRKEKKLTLNNYQIRVTIKIKN from the coding sequence ATGAGCAAGTTTCCTTCGTTACAAAATATAGCTCAAGCTATACTAAAAACTATAACTAGATTCCCACTAGAAACCATAACTGCTGTTATAGGAACTATTTTGTCCATAATTCTTAATGAGAAATCTTACAATGACCCTAACAGGGAACTTTACCAAAAAGCATTAATGAGTTGTTCTTTGTGCTTCGTTTTATTTCTATCTGTAAGTTTATTTTTCTTAGCCTCAAAAAAGAATAACATTCTACGTTTCTTAACTAGTTTAGTACTTGGAAGCCTGATTGTAGCCTTTATATTTAGTTTTCATCAATACATCACAAATCTCGAAATTCAGCAATTTATCGTACTTAATATAGCTTTGCACTTATTAGTTTCGTTTGCTGGTTTTATTCCAAAGAGATATGATCAAGATGAATTTTGGGAATTTAACAAACAGCTATTCTTGCGTATTCTCACTGCTGGACTTTATAGTATCGTACTTTATTCTGGCTTGGCATTAGCAATCTTAGCTGTAGATAATTTATTTAATGTAGAATTTAACCGAAACATTTACTTGTACTTGTTTTTTATTATTGTTGGTATTTTCAATACTATTTTCTTCTTGTCTGGCATTCCTGAAACCAATAACAAAGAAGTGCCTCTTACACTAAACTATCCTAAAGGACTTAAAACCTTTACTCAATTTATTTTATTGCCTTTAATAAGTGTCTATTTGGTCATTTTAATTTGCTATGAAGCCAAAATTCTCGCGACACTTTCATTACCTGTTGGATGGGTTTCGTACCTTGTTTTGATATTTGCTCTCTTTGGAATCCTGTCTTTTTTATTGGTTTTACCAATTGCAAAAGAAACAGAAAATCTTTGGATACGAACTTTTAACCGTTGGTTTTACTATCTATTAATTCCTTTATTAGGATTGCTATTTTGGGCTATTTTGTACCGAATCAATCTTTATGGTTTTACACACGATCGCTACTATGTACTATTATTAGCCATTTTGCTAAGTATTATAGTTGGCTATTTTTTAATTCAAAAATATCCTAAGATTAAATTCATCCCTATTTGTTTGTGTTTGGGTGGGTTATTTTCTTTAGTTGGTCCACAAAGTGCTAATGCAGTTTCTAAAAACAGTCAATTATCAAGATTTGAAGAGTATGTAGAAAGATCTCAAAAAGAAAAACTAACTTTTGAAGAAGAAAAAGACCTCAGCAGTATTGTCGATTTTGTAAAGAAAAACCATGATGCTAAAATACTTCTGCCTGTTACAAATAACAAGCTCGACATTCTGATCAAGAGTCAGACAAACCCGAGCTCGTTCTCAATTATGGAAGCTTTAGGATTACAATATCGCTCACCATATGATTCTAAAAAAGAAACAAGTGATAATTTTTACTACAATTACAGTACAAATGAAATTCAGAACATTCACGGGTATGATATCACTTTTGTATACTACCAAGGACTTGATTTGACTTGTACTGATTGTATCAAAATAAACAATGTCAATTATTCAATATTGTCCATTGAAAAAAATTATGGTTTGGATTTGATGATAAATCAAGATAGTATTCCGCTAAGAATATCAGATTTTATAAATACAAATTATCTGCTTTTCAAAAACAGAGTTAACAATACTATTTCCCAGAGAATAGAATCTCCTAAATATTCTATTCTTATAAATTACCTAAATGCGAGCGGTAGCAGAAAAGAGAAAAAACTAACCCTAAATAATTATCAAATTAGAGTAACTATAAAAATCAAAAACTAA
- a CDS encoding M28 family metallopeptidase, which yields MKKLITLVLITCGGVAFSQAIKKPLVSAITDKDLRTDMYQMAGDHFNGREAGTLDELKVSMWLANKAKEAGMEPLGDDGTYFQFFDLYRHQVTPNTKFKIGNKEYKLWKDVLVAETTNSKVDASLLYLGAATKEEIEKANIKGKAIVLLASKEGIADDISLFDRRYPGLVRNKYYDLVVKKGAVALIIVADDLAEESWSQVEPQMTRGVYGIDGFRDKIGGTMPVFWVHYDQLEYLKNTKDKLSTEVFSETYKYPSVNVIGKVVGTDPKLKNEYVLFSGHQDHDGVRQKYGQDSIYNGADDNASTCVAMLAIARAYKKQPGKRTALFVFHGSEERGLLGSRWYASHPTVPEKDIVAVLNGDMIGRNNVNQAALLGSSSPHENSSDLVSIAKRANDEGPKFELDKLWDRPEHPEYFYFRSDHLPYARKGIPAVFFTSVLHSEYHTPMDESEKIDYVKLRKMTEWMYRTGWILSNDPVRPKTLPNVQLER from the coding sequence ATGAAAAAATTAATTACCCTTGTTTTGATTACTTGTGGAGGAGTTGCTTTTTCGCAAGCAATTAAAAAGCCATTAGTTTCAGCAATAACAGATAAAGATCTTAGAACAGATATGTACCAGATGGCTGGTGATCATTTTAATGGTCGTGAAGCAGGAACTCTGGATGAATTAAAAGTATCGATGTGGCTTGCAAATAAAGCTAAAGAAGCAGGAATGGAGCCATTAGGAGATGATGGAACTTATTTCCAGTTTTTTGATTTGTATAGACATCAGGTTACTCCGAATACAAAATTTAAAATAGGGAATAAAGAATATAAATTATGGAAAGATGTTCTCGTAGCAGAAACTACAAATAGTAAAGTAGATGCATCATTATTGTACTTAGGAGCTGCAACAAAAGAAGAAATTGAAAAAGCAAATATAAAAGGAAAGGCAATTGTGTTATTAGCTTCGAAAGAAGGAATCGCTGATGATATTTCTCTTTTTGACAGACGCTATCCAGGTTTAGTAAGGAATAAATATTATGATCTTGTAGTAAAAAAAGGAGCTGTAGCACTTATTATAGTTGCAGATGATTTAGCAGAAGAAAGCTGGTCGCAGGTAGAGCCACAAATGACAAGAGGTGTATATGGAATTGATGGTTTTCGTGATAAAATAGGAGGAACAATGCCTGTGTTTTGGGTACATTATGACCAATTAGAATATCTAAAAAATACAAAGGATAAATTGTCTACAGAAGTATTTTCTGAGACGTATAAATATCCATCTGTAAATGTTATTGGAAAAGTAGTAGGAACAGATCCTAAATTAAAAAATGAATATGTTCTTTTTAGTGGTCATCAGGATCATGATGGAGTAAGACAAAAATATGGTCAAGATTCTATTTACAATGGAGCAGATGATAATGCTAGTACTTGTGTAGCAATGTTAGCGATTGCAAGAGCTTATAAAAAGCAACCAGGAAAAAGAACTGCTTTATTCGTATTTCATGGTTCAGAAGAAAGAGGGTTGTTAGGTTCAAGATGGTATGCGTCACATCCAACAGTTCCAGAAAAGGATATTGTTGCCGTATTAAACGGAGACATGATTGGTAGAAATAATGTAAATCAAGCGGCACTTTTAGGGTCTAGTTCACCTCATGAAAACTCATCTGATTTAGTTAGTATTGCTAAAAGAGCAAATGATGAAGGACCTAAATTTGAATTGGATAAATTATGGGATAGACCAGAACATCCAGAGTATTTTTACTTTCGTTCAGACCATTTACCTTACGCTCGTAAAGGAATACCAGCAGTATTTTTCACAAGTGTATTGCATAGTGAATATCACACTCCAATGGATGAATCTGAAAAGATTGATTACGTAAAATTGCGAAAAATGACTGAATGGATGTACCGCACAGGTTGGATTTTGTCAAATGATCCAGTTCGTCCAAAAACATTACCTAATGTACAATTAGAACGATAA
- the metK gene encoding methionine adenosyltransferase — MAYLFTSESVSEGHPDKVADQISDALIDNFLAFDADSKVACETLVTTGQVILAGEVKSNTYLDVQQIARDVIRKIGYTKSEYMFEANSCGILSAIHEQSADINQGVDRANPEEQGAGDQGMMFGYATNETENYMPLALDLSHKLLQELAILRRENNEINYLRPDAKSQVTLEYSDDNKPTRIDAIVISTQHDDFDEEAAMLAKIKKDIIEILIPRIITKNPTHAHLFNDKIQYHINPTGKFVIGGPHGDTGLTGRKIIVDTYGGKGAHGGGAFSGKDPSKVDRSAAYATRHIAKNLVAAGIADEILVQVSYAIGVAKPMGIFIDTYGTSKVNLTNGEIAKKVEAIFDMRPYFIEQRLKLRNPIYSETAAYGHMGRKPETVTKTFSAPGGNEKTVTVELFTWEKLDFVDQVKTAFGL; from the coding sequence ATGGCTTATTTATTTACGTCAGAATCTGTTAGCGAAGGACACCCGGACAAAGTTGCGGATCAAATCTCGGATGCATTAATTGATAATTTTTTGGCATTTGATGCTGATTCTAAAGTAGCTTGTGAAACTTTAGTAACAACTGGACAAGTAATATTGGCCGGTGAAGTAAAATCAAATACTTATTTAGATGTACAGCAAATCGCTCGTGATGTAATCCGAAAAATTGGTTACACAAAAAGCGAGTATATGTTTGAAGCAAACTCTTGTGGTATCTTATCTGCTATTCACGAACAATCTGCTGATATCAATCAAGGTGTTGACAGAGCAAATCCTGAAGAACAAGGAGCTGGTGACCAAGGAATGATGTTTGGTTATGCAACTAATGAAACTGAAAATTATATGCCTTTGGCACTTGATTTATCTCATAAATTATTACAAGAATTAGCAATTTTAAGACGTGAGAACAATGAGATCAATTATTTACGTCCTGATGCTAAATCTCAAGTAACATTAGAATACAGCGATGACAATAAGCCAACTCGTATTGATGCTATTGTAATCTCTACTCAACATGATGATTTTGATGAAGAAGCTGCAATGCTTGCTAAAATCAAGAAAGATATTATCGAAATTCTTATTCCAAGAATTATCACTAAAAATCCAACTCATGCTCATTTATTCAACGATAAAATTCAATATCATATTAACCCAACTGGAAAATTCGTAATTGGAGGACCTCATGGTGATACTGGATTAACAGGAAGAAAAATCATTGTAGATACTTACGGTGGTAAAGGAGCTCACGGTGGTGGTGCTTTCTCTGGAAAAGATCCGAGTAAAGTAGATAGAAGTGCTGCTTATGCTACACGTCATATTGCTAAAAACTTAGTAGCTGCAGGTATTGCTGATGAAATCTTGGTTCAAGTTTCTTATGCAATTGGAGTTGCAAAACCAATGGGTATTTTTATTGATACTTACGGAACTTCTAAAGTAAACTTAACCAATGGTGAGATTGCTAAAAAAGTAGAAGCTATTTTTGATATGCGTCCTTACTTTATTGAGCAACGTTTAAAATTAAGAAATCCTATTTATAGCGAAACTGCTGCTTACGGACACATGGGACGTAAACCAGAAACTGTTACTAAAACTTTCTCTGCTCCAGGAGGAAACGAAAAAACTGTTACTGTTGAGTTATTTACATGGGAAAAACTTGATTTTGTTGACCAAGTAAAAACTGCATTTGGTTTGTAA
- a CDS encoding TonB-dependent receptor plug domain-containing protein, with product MKKKVVLVLGLLTFSGIYAQENKKEKDTLQNNELSEVTIIGSRSKNRVKTDVPVPIDIFNISEITKGAPQTSVTQILNYVAPSFTSNPTSTADGTDHIDPAQLRGLGPDQVLILVNGKRRHTSALVNINGAPGRGSVGTDLNAIPSFAIERIEVLRDGAAAQYGSDAIAGVINIVLKKNANFLSGDVQYGANISSGSNNFKGGTDGQSVQVDLNYGTSLGKQGSFLNVTGSAVTRQATSRAGIRSNNIFNAYNAVEYRAAQNGVNINSLFSNINTTPNSAQIINSLKQYAPQVGYFTPAQQTAISSANSINQLQTALGFDVTNNEINYRGQARSDYNMSVGQSELASGQLYYNAKYPLTEITSLYSFGGASYRNGKSYAFNRLPNGSGTFTQVYANGFLPEIQSDILDLSSAVGVTTQLFGFDTDISTNLGTNSFKYDVNNTINATLGTNSADSFYAGKVSFLQSTTNLDLSKKYDVLEGLNVAFGGEFRYENYQIKQGDEASYGLYDVNGNIVSGILPSNSPLIVTDFFGNKRGAGAQGFSGFQPSDAKEKDRKSGAAYIDLELNATKDWLLNGAARYENYSDFGSTVTFKLASLLKLTDNINWRISGQTGFRAPSLQQKYFESSSTQFINGSPYQVGYFTNDSQAAKSIGVENLKAETSKSISTGFTFKIPDANITIATDAYFTRIDDRVVLTGQYSRPTDAQISGATSPEQKDALTLFQQAFDLKGVERASFWTNGINSETKGIDLVISQKYNVIQDFTIRNDFALSYNTTKRVGELNVPQSIIDAGGDPYKYSFFPESSRVYLEEAIPKLKANLMTTFNIKKLDIYLRNSYFGKVTDPGATDVNLDGFSSVYEHPEYSAKLVTDLSFGYQVNEHLRLTLGVNNIGDVYPDRNNPATPAFTNTTPTLSPAPSTDLSNANQFAYSRAVSQFGLNGRFGFARLSFKI from the coding sequence ATGAAAAAGAAAGTAGTATTAGTTTTAGGGCTTTTGACGTTTTCAGGGATTTATGCTCAAGAAAATAAAAAAGAAAAAGACACTTTACAGAATAATGAATTATCTGAAGTAACGATAATTGGTTCTAGAAGTAAAAACAGAGTAAAAACAGATGTGCCAGTGCCAATTGACATTTTTAATATTTCTGAAATAACAAAAGGCGCTCCACAAACCAGTGTAACTCAAATTTTAAATTATGTTGCTCCGTCGTTTACAAGTAATCCAACATCAACAGCAGATGGAACCGATCATATAGATCCGGCACAATTAAGAGGGCTAGGACCAGATCAGGTTTTAATACTTGTAAATGGAAAAAGAAGACATACCAGTGCATTGGTTAATATCAATGGGGCTCCAGGAAGAGGTTCAGTAGGGACAGACTTAAATGCAATACCATCATTTGCAATTGAGCGAATAGAAGTTCTACGAGATGGGGCAGCTGCTCAATATGGTTCAGATGCAATTGCAGGAGTGATTAATATTGTATTGAAAAAGAATGCTAATTTTCTTTCAGGGGATGTTCAATATGGAGCAAACATCTCTTCTGGATCAAATAACTTCAAAGGAGGAACAGACGGTCAATCTGTACAAGTAGACTTAAATTACGGAACCTCTTTAGGTAAACAGGGAAGTTTCTTAAATGTTACAGGTAGTGCTGTTACAAGACAGGCAACTAGTAGAGCTGGAATTAGAAGTAACAACATATTTAATGCTTACAATGCAGTTGAATATAGAGCAGCTCAGAATGGAGTAAATATTAATTCGTTATTCAGCAATATTAATACAACGCCAAATTCAGCTCAGATTATTAACTCCTTGAAACAATATGCACCACAAGTTGGCTATTTTACACCAGCACAACAAACTGCAATTTCTTCAGCAAATAGCATCAACCAGTTACAAACTGCATTAGGTTTTGATGTAACTAATAATGAGATTAATTACAGAGGACAAGCAAGAAGTGATTATAATATGAGCGTTGGACAGTCAGAATTGGCATCTGGACAATTATATTATAATGCTAAATATCCTTTAACAGAAATTACTTCATTGTATTCTTTTGGAGGTGCTTCGTATAGAAATGGAAAATCGTATGCTTTTAACAGACTGCCAAATGGTTCTGGTACATTTACACAAGTATATGCAAATGGATTTTTACCAGAAATTCAATCGGATATTTTAGATCTATCTTCAGCAGTAGGAGTTACAACTCAATTGTTTGGTTTCGATACTGATATTAGTACAAATCTAGGAACAAACTCTTTTAAGTATGATGTAAACAATACTATAAATGCAACTTTGGGAACAAATTCTGCAGATAGTTTTTATGCAGGTAAAGTTTCTTTTTTACAAAGTACGACCAATTTAGATTTAAGTAAAAAGTACGATGTGTTAGAAGGGTTGAATGTTGCATTTGGTGGAGAGTTCAGATATGAAAACTACCAAATAAAACAAGGGGATGAAGCATCTTATGGGTTGTATGACGTAAATGGAAATATTGTTTCAGGAATTTTGCCAAGTAACTCACCATTGATTGTAACCGATTTTTTTGGAAACAAACGTGGAGCTGGAGCACAAGGATTCTCAGGATTTCAACCTTCAGATGCTAAAGAAAAAGATAGAAAAAGTGGTGCTGCTTATATCGATTTAGAATTAAATGCAACAAAAGATTGGCTTTTAAATGGAGCCGCTCGTTATGAGAACTATTCAGATTTTGGGAGTACAGTTACTTTTAAATTAGCATCTCTTTTAAAACTAACGGATAACATCAACTGGAGAATTTCTGGACAAACAGGATTTAGAGCGCCATCATTGCAACAAAAATATTTTGAAAGCAGTTCAACGCAATTTATTAATGGTTCTCCATATCAGGTAGGTTATTTTACAAACGATTCCCAAGCAGCAAAAAGTATTGGTGTTGAAAATCTAAAAGCCGAAACATCTAAAAGTATTAGTACTGGATTTACTTTTAAAATTCCAGACGCTAATATAACAATAGCTACAGATGCTTATTTTACAAGAATCGATGACAGAGTTGTTTTAACAGGACAATATTCAAGACCAACCGATGCGCAAATAAGTGGAGCAACATCACCAGAACAAAAAGATGCATTGACATTGTTTCAACAAGCATTTGATTTAAAAGGGGTTGAAAGAGCTTCGTTTTGGACAAACGGTATTAATTCAGAAACTAAAGGAATTGATTTAGTAATTTCTCAGAAGTATAACGTGATTCAAGATTTCACAATCAGAAATGATTTTGCTTTAAGTTATAATACGACAAAAAGAGTTGGAGAATTAAATGTGCCACAATCAATTATAGATGCTGGTGGAGATCCTTATAAATATTCGTTTTTCCCTGAGTCAAGCAGAGTTTATTTAGAAGAAGCTATTCCTAAATTGAAAGCGAACTTAATGACAACTTTCAATATAAAAAAACTAGATATTTATTTAAGAAATAGCTATTTCGGAAAAGTTACAGATCCAGGAGCAACAGATGTAAATTTAGATGGTTTCTCTTCTGTTTATGAACACCCAGAATATAGCGCAAAATTAGTTACTGACTTATCTTTCGGATATCAGGTTAATGAGCATTTAAGATTGACATTAGGAGTTAACAATATTGGAGATGTTTATCCAGATAGAAATAATCCGGCAACTCCAGCATTTACAAACACAACTCCAACATTGTCGCCAGCTCCGAGTACAGATTTGAGCAATGCGAATCAATTTGCTTATTCTAGAGCGGTATCGCAATTTGGATTAAACGGACGATTTGGTTTCGCACGTTTAAGTTTTAAGATCTAA
- a CDS encoding O-acetylhomoserine aminocarboxypropyltransferase/cysteine synthase family protein: MSTQKFATNALHAGHDVTKNGSTRAVPIYQTSSYVFNNSDHASNLFGLAEAGFIYTRLNNPTNDILEQRLAALEGGIGAVVTASGASAIATTFLTLLKAGDHIVASNSLYGGTYNLLKVTLPRLGITTTFVDPSNAENFTKAAKENTRVFFVESLGNPKLDVLDLKAIGTEAKAFKVPFIVDNTVPTPYLLNPIEYGANIVIHSLTKYISGNGTSLGGAIIDAGTFDWANGKFPEFTEPSPGYHGLIYNEALGNAAFIAKARIEGLRDFGSALSPFNAFQIIQGLETLPIRIKKHSENALALASWLESQDEVVWVNYPGLKSNKYYDLGQQYLPKGQSGIITFGLKGGFEAAKKVADETKLFSLLANIGDTKSLIIHPASTTHQQLSEEEQVSTGVSKDLIRLSVGIEDIDDLIADLQAVFKSIKSAQLA; this comes from the coding sequence ATGAGCACACAAAAATTCGCAACAAACGCATTACACGCAGGACACGACGTTACAAAAAATGGAAGTACACGCGCAGTTCCAATTTATCAGACATCTTCTTATGTTTTTAACAATTCAGATCATGCATCCAATTTATTTGGTCTTGCCGAAGCTGGTTTTATTTACACAAGATTAAACAATCCTACAAATGATATTCTAGAACAACGTCTAGCGGCTTTAGAAGGCGGAATTGGTGCTGTTGTTACGGCATCAGGAGCATCTGCCATTGCAACCACCTTTTTGACCTTGCTTAAAGCGGGAGATCATATTGTGGCTTCGAATAGCCTTTACGGAGGAACCTATAATCTATTAAAAGTTACTTTGCCAAGATTAGGAATTACAACCACATTTGTAGATCCATCAAATGCTGAAAACTTCACAAAAGCAGCAAAGGAAAATACTAGGGTATTTTTTGTGGAATCATTGGGGAATCCAAAGCTAGATGTATTGGATTTAAAAGCAATTGGAACAGAAGCAAAAGCGTTCAAGGTCCCGTTTATAGTTGATAATACCGTTCCAACACCATATTTACTTAATCCAATCGAGTATGGAGCAAATATTGTAATTCACTCTTTAACTAAATATATTTCGGGTAACGGAACTTCTTTGGGAGGAGCAATAATCGATGCAGGAACTTTTGATTGGGCAAACGGTAAATTCCCCGAGTTTACAGAGCCTTCTCCAGGTTACCACGGATTAATATATAATGAAGCATTAGGAAATGCAGCCTTTATAGCTAAAGCACGAATTGAAGGCTTGCGTGATTTTGGATCGGCATTGAGTCCATTTAATGCTTTTCAGATTATCCAAGGATTAGAAACATTACCAATTCGTATTAAAAAGCATAGCGAAAATGCATTGGCACTAGCCTCTTGGTTAGAGTCGCAAGATGAGGTTGTTTGGGTGAACTATCCTGGATTGAAATCAAATAAATACTATGACCTAGGACAGCAATATTTACCAAAAGGACAAAGCGGAATCATAACTTTTGGTTTAAAAGGAGGTTTTGAAGCTGCTAAAAAAGTAGCTGATGAAACTAAATTATTCTCGCTTCTGGCAAATATTGGGGATACCAAGTCATTAATCATCCATCCAGCTAGTACAACGCACCAACAATTATCTGAAGAGGAACAAGTTTCGACAGGCGTTTCAAAAGATCTAATTCGACTTTCAGTAGGAATAGAAGATATCGACGATTTAATAGCCGATTTACAAGCGGTTTTTAAAAGCATAAAAAGTGCTCAGTTAGCATAA
- a CDS encoding aspartate kinase, giving the protein MSKLKINIILFGIGNIGSTLINQIIESQVFFSENKSIDLRFPIITNSTLAFFEKEGAENAWEANFVHLAIPFKVDDIIAFAKENAFENLIAVDATASDELVDHYIPLIQNGFNIVAVNKKANTLPINFYKELRDNLKKHDKEFLYETSVDTGFPVLQTIRDLYNSGEKITKIRGVFSDSLSYVFNRFSSEDTGFSEILKDAQKLQLLTSDYESDLSGNDVAEKLLILTREIGKDFELSDIKISPILDHNQYEINAKTKRVLNKEVLDKTFKIAKITQADNHVLRYVGEYTTLENKLEVKLVSESTKTAIGKLKGSDTIFEIYTQSYGNIPIVIQSAAAGREAIARGVITDILKVAEKIKNKEAIWA; this is encoded by the coding sequence ATGTCAAAGCTTAAAATAAATATCATCCTTTTTGGAATAGGAAATATAGGTAGTACTTTAATAAATCAGATCATAGAGAGCCAAGTGTTTTTTAGCGAAAACAAAAGCATTGATTTGAGGTTTCCAATAATAACCAATTCAACATTAGCATTTTTTGAGAAGGAAGGCGCAGAGAATGCATGGGAAGCTAATTTTGTACATCTAGCCATTCCTTTTAAAGTAGATGATATTATTGCTTTTGCAAAAGAAAATGCATTCGAAAATTTAATAGCCGTAGATGCAACAGCAAGTGATGAATTAGTAGATCATTATATTCCATTAATTCAAAACGGATTTAATATTGTGGCAGTAAACAAAAAAGCCAATACATTACCAATCAATTTTTATAAAGAGTTAAGAGATAATCTTAAAAAACACGACAAAGAGTTTTTATATGAAACCTCAGTAGATACTGGTTTTCCAGTATTACAAACAATTCGGGATTTATACAACTCGGGTGAGAAAATAACAAAAATACGAGGTGTTTTTTCAGATTCATTAAGTTATGTCTTTAATAGATTTTCTTCAGAGGACACTGGTTTTTCTGAAATACTAAAAGATGCCCAAAAATTACAGTTACTAACCTCAGATTACGAGAGTGATTTATCAGGTAATGATGTGGCCGAAAAACTGCTTATACTTACCAGAGAAATTGGAAAGGATTTTGAATTATCAGACATAAAAATTAGCCCAATTTTAGATCATAATCAATATGAGATAAATGCAAAGACAAAGCGTGTGCTTAATAAAGAAGTATTAGATAAAACTTTTAAAATTGCAAAAATCACACAGGCCGATAATCATGTTTTGAGATACGTAGGAGAGTACACTACTTTGGAAAATAAACTAGAGGTTAAATTGGTTTCGGAATCTACAAAAACAGCAATTGGAAAATTAAAAGGATCGGATACTATTTTTGAAATCTATACACAATCTTATGGAAATATTCCGATAGTTATACAAAGTGCAGCTGCAGGAAGAGAAGCAATAGCCCGAGGTGTTATTACAGATATCTTAAAAGTTGCCGAAAAAATAAAAAATAAAGAAGCTATTTGGGCTTAG